In a genomic window of Meleagris gallopavo isolate NT-WF06-2002-E0010 breed Aviagen turkey brand Nicholas breeding stock chromosome 1, Turkey_5.1, whole genome shotgun sequence:
- the IGSF11 gene encoding immunoglobulin superfamily member 11: MRMLEGAEVRGKIKAGMVCPLEVSVSSGSIQVARGQTAVLPCTFTTNAALTNLNVIWMVTPLSNANQPEQVILYQGGQIFGGAPQFYGRVGFAVTMPTTSASIFINNTQLSDTGTYQCLVNNLPDRGSRNIGVIGLTVLVPPSAPLCRIQGSLEVGSDITLTCSSEEGIPRPTYLWEKLDNVPKLPPTATQDQVQGTVTLRNISTVSSGLYQCVASNAIGTSTCLLDLQVVAPHPWSISLIAGAVATGAVVLIVCIVLVAIALFYWKNKHKEEEEEEIPNEIREDDLPPKCSSTTKTFHADASSSENDTLTSSNTYNSRYWNDPKANHATDSFTRFSNSNDARQPPFSRSGSTSARPVYANGGHPSPAAPKTLVVTASTAPSPQEVARSNGSVSRKPRLPHTRSYAVSQATLERIGAVPVMVPAQSRAGSLV, encoded by the exons gCATGGTGTGTCCTCTGGAGGTTTCAGTCAGTTCAGGGAGTATCCAAGTTGCCCGAGGCCAGACAGCAGTATTGCCCTGCACCTTCACCACTAATGCTGCTCTCACTAACCTTAATGTCATATGGATGGTCACTCCTCTTTCTAACGCCAACCAGCCTGAACAG gttaTTCTCTACCAAGGAGGTCAGATCTTTGGTGGTGCACCCCAATTCTATGGGCGAGTGGGGTTTGCTGTGACAATGCCAACCACCAGTGCCTCCATCTTCATCAACAACACCCAGCTATCAGACACTGGCACATACCAGTGTTTGGTCAACAATCTTCCTGATAGAGGCAGCAGGAATATTGGAGTCATCGGACTCACTGTCTTGG TTCCTCCTTCCGCCCCACTTTGCAGAATCCAAGGGTCCTTGGAAGTGGGCAGCGATATCACACTGACCTGCAGCTCGGAAGAAGGCATCCCCCGGCCAACATACCTCTGGGAGAAACTGGACAATGTTCCCAAGTTGCCCCCAACTGCCACACAAG ACCAAGTCCAGGGCACTGTCACTCTCCGAAATATCAGCACTGTGTCCTCAGGTCTTTACCAATGTGTGGCTTCAAATGCCATTGGAACCAGCACTTGCCTTCTGGACCTGCAAGTCGTTGCAC CCCACCCCTGGAGCATCAGCCTGATTGCTGGAGCAGTGGCCACAGGTGCTGTTGTGCTTATTGTCTGCATTGTGTTGGTGGCCATAGCACTGTTctactggaaaaataaacacaaagaagaagaagaagaggagattCCCAATGAGATAAG GGAGGATGACCTGCCACCCAAATGCTCCTCCACCACCAAGACATTCCACGCTGATGCGTCCTCATCGGAGAACGACACCCTCACTTCCTCCAACACCTACAACAGTCGCTATTGGAATGATCCCAAGGCCAATCACGCCACAGACTCCTTCACCCGCTTCAGCAACAGTAATGATGCCCGCCAGCCACCCTTCTCCCGCTCAGGGAGCACAAGCGCTCGCCCCGTCTATGCCAATGGTGGCCACCCCTCCCCAGCTGCCCCTAAGACGCTGGTGgtgacagccagcacagcaccatCTCCACAGGAGGTGGCCCGGAGCAACGGCTCAGTCAGCAGGAAGCCTCGGCTTCCGCACACCCGCTCCTATGCTGTCAGCCAGGCCACACTGGAGCGGATTGGGGCTGTTCCTGTCATGGTGCCCGCCCAGAGCCGGGCTGGCTCACTTGTGTAG